The Aureitalea marina genome includes a window with the following:
- a CDS encoding carboxypeptidase-like regulatory domain-containing protein produces the protein MRLTITILFLFFSGLVLSQEIDRVTIQGQITAPTGEDIEGISIYNISDQEGTITDKDGKFELAVAKNDRVQVTALQFQSFTVIVDEGVIEVRKLTIYMNPAINQLEEVIVRPYDLLGNVTADVKRIQTSVISPDWDLSYSTLEFDYQFTPDALTGVRGNAAEEALGYSDLRAGADVIGLVGLLFPKKKKTEKQVATDKEVITTALRQRYSNAYITQTFGIPSEKVNDFIYFTEEEGIDQNLLKDANEIELLEFLRTQSIKYKSQLDNN, from the coding sequence ATGCGACTAACGATAACCATCCTTTTTTTATTTTTTAGCGGACTCGTTCTTTCTCAGGAGATCGATCGCGTCACGATACAGGGTCAGATCACAGCACCCACTGGTGAAGACATTGAGGGTATTAGTATCTATAATATTTCTGACCAGGAAGGAACCATTACCGATAAGGACGGGAAGTTTGAATTGGCCGTTGCCAAGAATGACAGGGTCCAGGTCACTGCCCTTCAATTCCAGAGTTTTACCGTCATAGTGGACGAAGGTGTGATAGAAGTCCGTAAACTGACCATCTATATGAATCCGGCCATCAATCAGTTGGAGGAAGTAATCGTAAGGCCTTATGATCTCCTCGGAAATGTGACGGCAGATGTGAAACGGATCCAAACTTCCGTGATCTCACCAGATTGGGATCTCTCTTATTCAACCTTGGAGTTTGATTATCAATTTACTCCGGATGCCCTTACGGGGGTTAGAGGAAATGCAGCCGAAGAAGCCCTGGGCTATTCTGATCTAAGAGCTGGAGCCGATGTCATCGGATTGGTGGGATTGCTCTTTCCAAAAAAGAAAAAGACCGAAAAACAAGTGGCCACAGACAAAGAGGTAATCACTACTGCACTGCGTCAGCGGTATAGCAATGCCTACATTACCCAGACGTTTGGAATACCATCTGAGAAAGTGAACGACTTTATCTACTTTACTGAAGAAGAAGGAATCGACCAGAATTTGCTGAAAGATGCCAACGAGATTGAATTGCTTGAGTTCCTCAGAACACAGAGTATCAAATACAAGTCACAGCTTGACAATAACTAA